The following are encoded together in the Scomber japonicus isolate fScoJap1 chromosome 20, fScoJap1.pri, whole genome shotgun sequence genome:
- the irf3 gene encoding interferon regulatory factor 3 — MSHTKPLLIPWLRAQIDSEKYPGVCWTNQERTEFCIPWKHALRQDSSSFDILIFKAWAEASGNGPAQGDSSIWKRNFRSALRAKGFKMLTDNKNDSANPHKVFRWPEEPASGANSSAGSQDQDEPDLFEGFGLPVQESPDIHCFEDCLYLPEEAVFSNSTINQDILQECLEGLNIGPEIEDTAGFKAPPGQQQLGNQVVIGACVLPGQQQYPVTFEGAVSEAGLPEQPAHPMVGAVGEACGGQFVEQFLDTMNKANDRDHFKTQFKVCVFYRGVNVLEQLVENEAGVRLVYRPELTGPILDHESGLTVLSLPSPGAMLDKMQTNLTQRILGNLGDGLDVGVSGHVVYGHRRGEIKAFWSFSKFDQNVQPQEVSKLQPQPLYLFKDFLRGIMEFTHENTSFPCSLFFCLGEKWPDPDNRPWEKKLITVEVVLTSMELLKNMAVEGGASSLRSVELQMSLEEMMEMC, encoded by the exons ATGTCTCATACGAAACCACTGCTCATCCCGTGGTTGCGGGCCCAGATTGACAGCGAGAAGTATCCTGGTGTCTGCTGGACAAACCAGGAGCGCACAGAGTTCTGCATCCCCTGGAAACATGCTTTGAGACAGGACTCCTCCAGCTTTGACATCCTCATCTTTAAG GCCTGGGCAGAGGCCAGTGGCAACGGCCCAGCTCAGGGAGACTCCTCAATCTGGAAGAGGAACTTCCGCAGCGCCCTCCGAGCCAAAGGTTTCAAAATGCTCACTGACAACAAGAACGACTCGGCAAACCCACACAAAGTGTTCCGCTGGCCAGAGGAGCCAGCGTCAGGAG CAAACTCTTCTGCTGGATCCCAGGACCAAGACGAGCCTGATTTGTTTGAGGGTTTTGGCCTTCCTGTACAAGAA AGCCCGGATATTCACTGCTTTGAAGACTGTCTCTACCTTCCAGAAGAAGCTGTATTTTCAA ACTCCACTATCAACCAGGATATTCTCCAGGAGTGTCTAGAGGGACTGAACATTGGACCTGAAATAG AGGACACGGCAGGCTTCAAGGCTCCTCCTGGGCAACAGCAGCTGGGAAATCAGGTTGTGATTGGTGCGTGTGTGTTGCCTGGGCAACAGCAGTATCCAGTAACGTTTGAGGGTGCAGTCAGTGAAGCTGGGTTGCCTGAGCAACCAGCACATCCAATGGTGGGAGCTGTGGGAGAGGCCTGTGGTGGGCAGTTTGTGGAGCAGTTCCTAGATACGATGAACAAGGCCAATGACAGAGACCATTTCA AGACCCAGTTCAAAGTATGTGTGTTCTACCGAGGGGTGAATGTGTTGGAGCAGCTGGTTGAGAATGAAGCTGGAGTCCGCTTAGTTTACAG GCCTGAACTCACCGGGCCAATTTTGGACCACGAGTCAGGCCTGACTGTGCTCTCTCTGCCAAGTCCTGGAGCCATGCTGGATAAAATGCAAACCAACCTGACCCAACGCATCCTGGGCAATCTAGGTGATGGTTTGGATGTGGGGGTGTCTGGCCATGTGGTCTATGGCCATCGACGGGGCGAGATCAAAGCTTTTTGGAGCTTCTCTAAGTTTGACCAGAACGTACAGCCGCAAGAGGTTTCTAAACTGCAGCCACAACCACTCTACCTGTTCAAGGACTTTTTGCGAG GAATAATGGAGTTCACTCACGAGAATACGAGCTTTCCCTGCTCCCTGTTCTTCTGCCTTGGGGAGAAGTGGCCTGACCCTGACAACAGGCCTTGGGAGAAGAAACTCATCACAGTTGAG GTGGTCCTTACTTCAATGGAGTTATTGAAGAATATGGCTGTCGAAGGCGGCGCCTCCTCTTTGCGGTCTGTAGAGCTACAGATGTCCCTTGAAGAGATGATGGAGATGTGCTGA
- the prr12a gene encoding proline-rich protein 12, with translation MDRNYPGTGFGDLGAGAGWSYERSAKASLVYGSSRSSHPESELLHRQAYATPHPLQGYATNHHPGSSGQGGAWGAAGRSLGLSGLFDTGLHHASPSAPDASVMNLISALESRGPQPPPSASSLLSQFRTPSWQTAMHTPAPPELFISGALPGSGSFPSSSALSAYQHPASFSSRSFPTASLSLQDTPTFSPTSNGLLSPHDPLLHIKAPSQSSLGFDRLLSSQGAAAAAYRGSQDPTGATSAQASSARHLQSHQFNLLSSQLQDQSSQLYNASVFSSAQPQPQSQSQSNSAQERAVPRQDSVIKHYQRPTPAQSQLSSSAAHSLQHYLSCGGAGYQQIATHHRHAGLSCSPLGDQSPSSDHKAASRTEQYRPIIQPPYSSSSSSSSSSAGKGTKSSSSSGYSSASSASSSRTPHTPPSASSTSSSSSSSSATSGAHPSNSIPTSSSTAAPSRQQPPPQPAPPPPAPQQQQPPPTSTSAPQSLPKSCLSGYGSPVPPVKTPTSALTGQTPPQQQAQSYSPNQPPTSHLAQSYGGFSSPQAQDLSSGTGGKGYGSLGGRSQSYSTDIYGADSAYGSLPSSLGGAGSPSLGYGAPGHSPALLRSSGSSGSGASGGGSSSGTGSGNSGSGGGAGNSMTNERGGGGSGGGSYHIPDSSPSPSGNSGIIRPGLHSPVPACPTQSPGGAGSNKYISSVLSPTFLASPQGYPDTRGQSSQPQSYHSTSSKTKADTSMLGVGSQRSQEEVDDDDEFLIQHLLQAQASPGPQAAHHHPQQSQQTSQQTQPQPQSVPPTTDAGKGLSYDMGKSSEERYHPQSVIRTHSATSSAGVGNAGSGGSIPGLENQLEMSLKKQQQQHQQQHHHQQQQQQQRNERSVGSSRSSGGRGSAEQVHSHLHHHDNLGSVVHYGRGDPYTQHSLAPQHSSHSQHVSSHSQIPSRTQMELQKKPQDRAEIPYARKTPEIQQQHSQSQASGSLMDSPTDQSRQPPHLLQSVLSHTTRNKLEPHQQHHKMDSHQQHQQQHHKMDSHRQHQPHQQHPKMDSHPQHQQHQKMDTHQHQQHHKIDSHSQHQQHHKMDSHPQQQQHSISQQQAVMEGAGGRLGSSKHQPQSQSQTTQLQLQLQSQALEVAAAHYNHGPPTHPHEQSQVKQSSVVSSLDMLERSLSQTSSTDVAVAEDRRGGGGSGGRSGGNSERLRQQEQQQRQHQSHHQPQQSHHSQQHSASELHSFLSEPDIGLSTPSHMHHLSQHHPQQQQQQQHQQTHSHHPHSQAHPQPQTPHPHHIPPSSASGHAQSQPDPQQPLSSQLTPQQSQLDQQRSEQHQFDTVSPVEKADQNQQSNRFVPLTSICFPDSLLQDEDRSFFPGMEDMFCADDYKSSCAGGGGPGQEEMNESHTGQEGMDSMKAGQSGGGAGGSSGASYDMMGHHGGDQGYEQYCHGLEEPSNNTMTLDLDSLKTHELPSTVNTEQLGLIQSQAPAMGMGANNAGPNNSGAKMASGPGGTSAGAGSGGLQSPIFCSSRPKKLLKSSSFHLLKERRDPNTLPKKSYAQEYEFEDDEDKADQPADIRLNSRRLPDLLPDLVSSCRKGGGGSGSLSPLMGDIDFYHSSGYSSMGSHSLMPQEGPKKRGRKPTRPKREGPPRPRGRPRIRPMPEPYTPRGMMGEMGGTVGGGGGGYNVEGRGRGRGRGSRGRGGRREDMYMEMSGKEQELHHHLHQQQPQQLQHQPQQQQHEPIPPLKIKLPIGTLSSSDALLRTDSLSGTDPALSDGSVGSAPSLGLSPGPPCSTESNRSQDKNKHKSQMMSEGVDEEGLEERGDEKDSESKAGFVASFLDFLKTGKRPPGLDISPGMEHDNGETSPCKSGGLRPLSPAPPPPPPPPPFGDGEGNGGLALGNCPSPKRVEDELKRNLETLPSFSSDEEDSVGKNQDLQKSISSAISALYDTPQLTSNIQTPLPPPPQPQQTQSPLTPTLQPPTLSPQPAMHTPHAQPQSNEPDVLQPEDGDMDENKEEENEEERSTGEDEESDMMEEREPQLETLGAPKLEMSLPESPPAPATPEPPSAPPSPASSSSPSHSPLPPLSLPSPLPQPEEQLENSQPPSPIAPTSLSPSPPPSATLPPPAATTPPPPLPPPPPPPPPPATTAASPPPPSSAQKEESPMPSPESPASPEEPPPPKITSLHLAQKQEDAAIVGESEEDESESGGEGIFRERDEFVVRVEDIRTLKLALQTGREPPPIWRVQKALLQKFSPEIKDGQRQFCATSNYLGYFGDAKRRYQRIYVKFLENVNKKDYVRVCSRRPWRRATPALRRQSLPRMASPPATQAPPKAVEKEERVSPPIQREQREKTRTTKEPREKKEAPAVVPKAKEKDREPEKEKRVQPQQEKVEKRAAAERGRAREERKAVERKEKEKPERPPKSKPAKVKAEPPPKKRKKWLKEVPSSSDSDSSDEAASENEMPVKGGVNNRVMREMFRSYVEMLVSTALDPDMIQALEDTDDELYLPPMRKIDSILSEQKRKLLRRVGMSSQHQEVLHAYPQIIVDPLDSGVVRVRLSGDAYNRKTLNRVKKTLPKPQDLKLSGESYRIYSLYHSLHHYKYHTFLQCKKETNTIEQAAEDPGQEEVVQQCMANQSWLDTLFGSFIELLTLSTKA, from the exons ATGGATAGAAATTACCCGGGAACAGGATTTGGCGATTTGGGCGCTGGAGCAGGATGGAGTTACGAGAGATCGGCAAAAGCAAG tCTTGTATATGGGAGTTCCAGATCATCCCACCCTGAGTCTGAGCTCCTTCACCGACAAGCCTACGCCACCCCACACCCTCTGCAGGGTTATGCCACCAATCACCACCCAGGGAGCTCTGGCCAAGGCGGAGCTTGGGGAGCAGCTGGACGGAGTCTGG GTCTGTCGGGGCTCTTTGACACTGGTCTGCACCATGCCAGCCCCTCCGCCCCTGATGCCTCTGTCATGAATCTGATCTCAGCCCTGGAGTCCCGAGGTCCCCAGCCTCCGCCTTCagcctcctcccttctctctcagTTCCGCACGCCATCCTGGCAGACAG CGATGCACACGCCTGCTCCTCCAGAACTATTCATCTCTGGAGCCCTTCCTGGTTCTggctccttcccctcctcctcagcGCTCTCAGCCTATCAGCACCCAGCATCCTTTTCCAGCCGCTCTTTCCCCACcgcctccctctccctccaggACACCCCCACGTTTAGCCCCACATCCAACGGCCTGCTCTCCCCACACGACCCCCTGCTACACATCAAGGCTCCTTCCCAGTCTAGCCTGGGTTTTGATAGACTCCTGTCCTCGCAgggtgctgctgcagctgcctaTAGGGGCAGTCAGGATCCCACGGGTGCCACGTCAGCCCAGGCGTCCTCTGCTAGGCATCTGCAGTCACACCAGTTCAACCTGCTGTCGTCACAGCTTCAGGACCAGTCCTCCCAGCTATACAACGCCTCCGTCTTCTCCTCAGCCCAGCCCCAGCCTCAGTCACAGTCCCAGTCCAACTCTGCTCAGGAGCGGGCTGTGCCTCGGCAGGACAGCGTCATCAAGCACTATCAGCGCCCCACGCCTGCCCAGTCACAACTCTCGTCCTCTGCTGCCCACTCCCTACAGCATTACCTCAGCTGTGGAGGGGCGGGATACCAGCAGATAGCCACCCACCACAGACATGCTGGCCTCTCTTGCAGCCCACTGGGCGACCAGAGCCCCTCATCTGACCATAAGGCCGCTTCTCGCACTGAGCAGTATCGGCCAATTATTCAGCCTCCAtattcttcatcctcctcctcctcttcttcttcagccGGGAAAGGTACCAAAAGCAGCTCAAGCAGCGGCTACTCTTCTGCCAGTTCAGCATCATCCTCAAGAACTCCTCACACGCCCCCTTCTgcttcctctacctcctcttcctcctcctcttcgtctgCCACCTCTGGGGCTCATCCCTCCAACTCGATCCccacctccagctccactgCAGCCCCTTCCAGGCAGCAGCCACCCCCTCAGCCAGCTCCGCCTCCTCCAGCCCCTCAGCAGCAACAGcctcctcccacctccacctcagccCCCCAGTCTCTCCCTAAATCCTGCCTCTCAGGCTACGGTTCTCCTGTGCCCCCAGTGAAAACCCCCACCTCTGCTCTTACTGGTCAGACCCCTccccagcagcaggcccagTCATATTCCCCCAATCAGCCTCCCACTTCCCACCTGGCTCAGTCTTATGGAGGCTTCAGTTCCCCACAAGCCCAGGACCTGAGCTCAGGCACCGGTGGGAAAGGCTATGGGAGTTTAGGAGGGCGAAGTCAGTCGTATTCCACTGATATATACGGAGCAGATTCCGCTTATGGATCACTTCCATCCTCTCTGGGTGGAGCTGGAAGCCCATCACTAGGCTACGGAGCCCCAGGTCATTCCCCTGCCCTTTTAAGATCAAGTGGTTCATCAGGTAGTGGGGCGTCAGGGGGAGGAAGCAGCAGCGGTACAGGAAGTGGAAACTCTGGGTCAGGAGGCGGAGCAGGAAATAGTATGACCAAtgagagaggtggaggtggtagtGGAGGAGGGTCTTATCATATTCCAGACTCTAGCCCCTCCCCTTCAGGCAACTCAGGCATTATCCGTCCAGGGTTGCACTCCCCAGTGCCTGCTTGCCCCACACAGTCACCAGGAGGTGCTGgctcaaataaatacatttcctcaGTTCTCTCCCCGACCTTCCTGGCCTCTCCACAGGGCTATCCTGACACAAGAGGCCAGAGCTCCCAACCTCAGTCCTACCATTCCACCTCCTCCAAAACAAAGGCTGACACCTCCATGCTAGGAGTGGGTTCTCAGAGATCCCAAGAAGAAGTAGATGATGACGATGAGTTCTTGATCCAGCACCTGTTGCAAGCCCAAGCAAGTCCCGGTCCCCAGGCTGCTCATCACCATCCTCAACAGTCACAACAGACATCCCAACAAACGCAGCCTCAGCCCCAGTCGGTACCACCGACCACAGATGCAGGCAAAGGGCTGAGCTACGACATGGGGAAGTCCTCTGAGGAAAGGTACCACCCTCAGAGTGTCATACGCACCCACAGTGCCACATCCTCTGCTGGAGTAGGTAACGCAGGGTCTGGAGGGTCCATCCCAGGGTTGGAAAATCAGCTGGAGATGTCACTAaagaaacagcagcaacaacatcaacaacaacaccatcatcaacagcaacaacagcagcaacggAACGAGAGGTCTGTTGGAAGCAGTAGAAGCAGTGGAGGGCGAGGCAGTGCCGAGCAAGTGCATTCCCACCTCCATCACCATGACAACTTAGGCTCCGTAGTTCACTACGGGCGGGGCGACCCGTACACGCAACACTCCCTCGCTCCCCAACACTCGTCACACAGTCAGCACGTGTCCTCACACTCACAGATACCGTCCCGCACCCAAATGGAACTCCAAAAGAAGCCACAGGACCGTGCAGAAATCCCTTACGCTCGGAAAACACCGGAGATCCAGCAACAGCATTCCCAGTCTCAAGCTTCCGGCTCCCTCATGGACTCCCCCACCGATCAGTCCCGCCAGCCACCACACCTGCTCCAGTCAGTGCTGTCCCATACAACTCGCAACAAGCTGGAGCCTCATCAGCAGCACCACAAGATGGACTCTCACCAACAGCATCAACAGCAGCACCATAAGATGGACTCTCATCGGCAACACCAACCGCATCAGCAGCACCCAAAAATGGACTCCCACCCTCAGCACCAACAGCACCAGAAGATGGACACTCACCAACATCAGCAGCACCACAAAATTGATTCCCATTCACAACATCAACAGCACCATAAAATGGATTCTCATccccaacagcagcagcactccaTCAGCCAACAGCAAGCCGTAATGGAAGGTGCTGGCGGGAGACTCGGCTCAAGTAAACATCAGCCTCAGTCTCAGTCCCAAACTAcccagctccagctccaactCCAGTCCCAGGCTTTGGAGGTGGCAGCAGCTCATTACAACCATGGGCCCCCTACACATCCGCACGAGCAAAGCCAGGTTAAACAAAGCTCAGTGGTCTCTTCTTTGGACATGCTGGAGCGCTCTCTTTCTCAGACCTCCAGCACAGACGTGGCCGTCGCGGAGGACAGACGTGGTGGAGGAGGTAGCGGGGGAAGGAGCGGAGGTAACAGCGAGCGCCTCagacagcaggagcagcagcagaggcagcacCAATCCCACCATCAGCCTCAGCAAAGCCACCACTCGCAGCAACACTCGGCCTCCGAGCTCCACTCCTTCCTCTCCGAGCCCGACATCGGCCTGTCCACCCCGTCTCACATGCACCATCTTTCACAGCACCACccgcagcagcaacagcagcagcaacaccaaCAAACTCATTCTCACCACCCTCACTCACAAGCCCACCCTCAGCCACAGACCCCACACCCTCACCACATACCGCCATCCTCTGCCTCAGGCCACGCACAGTCTCAGCCGGACCCTCAGCAGCCGCTCTCATCCCAGCTCACCCCTCAGCAGAGCCAACTGGACCAACAGCGCTCAGAGCAGCACCAGTTTGACACAGTCAGCCCGGTGGAGAAAGCAGACCAGAATCAACAAAGTAACCGCTTTGTGCCCCTAACATCCATCTGCTTCCCTGACTCCCTCCTTCAGGATGAGGACCGCTCCTTTTTTCCGGGAATGGAAGACATGTTTTGTGCAGATGACTACAAGTCAAGCTGTGCCGGTGGTGGAGGACCGGGGCAGGAGGAGATGAATGAAAGCCACACTGGGCAAGAGGGAATGGATTCCATGAAAGCTGGACAGAGTGGAGGTGGAGCAGGGGGAAGTAGTGGAGCTAGCTATGACATGATGGGTCACCATGGTGGAGATCAGGGTTATGAGCAGTACTGTCATGGCCTGGAAGAACCCAGCAACAACACCATGACCCTGGACCTAGACTCCCTTAAAACCCATGAGCTGCCTTCCACGGTCAACACTGAACAGCTTGGTTTGATTCAGTCCCAGGCCCCAGCTATGGGTATGGGCGCCAATAATGCTGGTCCTAACAACTCCGGAGCTAAAATGGCCTCTGGGCCTGGAGGAACTAGCGCGGGAGCGGGTTCTGGAGGCCTCCAGTCTCCCATTTTCTGTTCATCTCGTCCCAAGAAGCTCCTCAAGTCCAGTTCTTTCCACCTGTTAAAGGAGCGTCGGGACCCCAACACACTGCCTAAGAAAAGTTACGCTCAAGAATACGAGTTTGAAGACGATGAGGATAAAGCCGACCAGCCAGCTGACATCCGGTTGAACAGCCGGAGGCTCCCAGACCTTCTGCCAGACTTGGTGTCCAGCtgcagaaagggaggagggggaagtgGGTCTCTCAGCCCTTTAATGGGTGACATTGACTTCTACCACTCCTCTGGCTACTCTTCTATGGGTTCACACTCTCTTATGCCTCAGGAAGGCCCCAAGAAGAGGGGCCGAAAGCCCACCCGGCCCAAGAGAGAAGGTCCGCCCAGGCCTAGAGGCAGGCCTCGCATCCGCCCTATGCCTGAGCCCTACACCCCAAGAGGGATGATGGGGGAGATGGGTGGAACAgtaggaggaggcggagggggaTACAATGTGGAGGGGCGAGGTAGGGGCAGGGGCCGTGGAAGCAGAggtagaggagggaggagggaggatatGTACATGGAAATGAGCGGGAAAGAGCAGGAGctccaccatcacctccatcagcagcagccacagcagcTTCAACACCAGCCccaacagcaacaacatgaGCCTATTCCACCTCTGAAG attaAGTTACCAATTGGTACCTTGTCCTCCTCGGATGCCTTGCTGAGGACAGACTCTTTGTCTGGCACAGACCCCGCTTTGTCAGACGGCTCAGTGGGCTCAGCTCCCTCACTTGGTTTAAGCCCCGGACCTCCATGCAGCACTGAAAGCAACAGGAGTCAGGACAAGAACAAACATAAAAGCCAGATGATGAGTGAAGGAGTGGATGAAGAGGGGCTGGAGGAGAGG GGTGATGAGAAGGATTCTGAGTCCAAGGCTGGCTTTGTTGCTTCATTCTTGGACTTCCTGAAGACGGGGAAGAGACCTCCAGGCTTGGACATCTCACCAGGAATGGAACATGACAATGGTGAAACCTCACCCTGTAAATCCGGGGGTCTGCGCCCGTtatctcctgctcctcctcctccaccgccGCCACCTCCATTCGGGGACGGCGAAGGAAACGGGGGTCTTGCTCTGGGCAACTGCCCCAGCCCCAAGCGCGTGGAGGATGAGCTGAAGAGGAACTTGGAGACCTTGCCGTCATTCTCCTCCGATGAAGAGGATTCGGTCGGAAAGAACCAGGACCTACAGAAGAGCATATCCTCAGCCATTTCTGCTCTGTACGACACTCCTCAGCTAACGTCTAACATCCAGACCCCgctacctcctcctccccagccTCAGCAGACGCAGTCCCCTCTTACACCCACGCTGCAGCCCCCGACGCTTAGCCCTCAGCCCGCCATGCACACACCCCACGCCCAACCCCAGTCCAATGAACCTGACGTGCTCCAACCGGAAGATGGAGACATGGATgagaacaaggaggaggagaatgaggaggagaggagcacaggagaggatgaagagagcgatatgatggaggagagagaaccACAGCTGGAAACTCTGGGGGCTCCTAAGCTTGAAA TGTCCCTCCCTGAGAGTCCTCCGGCGCCAGCGACCCCCGAGCCTCCATCTGCCCCTCCGTCTCCcgcctcatcctcctctccctctcattcccccctccctcccctctcgcTCCCCTCACCCCTTCCTCAACCAGAGGAACAACTGGAGAATTCCCAGCCTCCAAGCCCCATCGCCCCCACGTCCCTGTCTCCGTCACCTCCCCCGTCCGCTACTCTCCCCCCACCTGCtgccaccactcctcctcctcctcttcccccacctcctcctcctcctcctccacctgcgACCACGGCggcctcccctcctcccccatctTCAGCTCAGAAGGAAGAGTCTCCCATGCCATCTCCGGAGTCCCCCGCCTCTCCTGAAGAGCCCCCACCTCCCAAGATCACCTCCTTGCACTTGGCTCAGAAGCAAGAAGATGCGGCCATCGTCGGAGAGAGCGAGGAGGACGAGAGCGAGAGCGGCGGGGAGGGCATCTTCAGGGAGAGGGATGAGTTTGTGGTGCGGGTGGAAGACATTCGAACTCTCAAG CTGGCCCTGCAGACGGGCCGTGAGCCTCCACCCATCTGGAGGGTGCAGAAAGCCCTGCTGCAGAAGTTCAGCCCAGAGATCAAAGATGGTCAGAGACAGTTCTGCGCCACAAGTAAC TATCTCGGCTATTTCGGAGATGCCAAGAGACGTTACCAGCGAATCTACGTCAAGTTTTTGGAGAATGTCAACAAGAAGGACTACGTCAGGGTCTGCTCTCGACGACCTTGGCGCAGAGCCACACCTGCTCTAAG ACGTCAATCCCTCCCCAGGATGGCTTCCCCTCCCGCTACCCAGGCGCCGCCAAAAGCcgtggagaaagaggagagggtgTCTCCACCCATCCAGCGCGAACAGCGGGAGAAAACGAGAACGACAAAAGAACCACGCGAGAAGAAGGAGGCGCCAGCTGTCGTGCCCAAAGCCAAGGAGAAAGACAGGGAGCCGGAGAAGGAGAAGCGAGTGCAGCCACAGCAGGAGAAAGTGGAGAAACGCGCCGCAGCAGAACGGGGGAGGgcgagggaggagaggaaagcggtggagaggaaggagaaggaaaagccTGAGCGCCCTCCCAAGTCGAAGCCGGCAAAAGTGAAGGCAGAGCCGCCGcccaagaagaggaagaagtggcTGAAGGAAGTGCCTTCATCATCTGATTCAGACTCATCGGATGAAGCAGCCAGTGAGAATGAAA TGCCAGTGAAAGGCGGAGTGAACAACCGTGTCATGAGGGAGATGTTCAGGAGCTACGTGGAGATGCTGGTGAGCACGGCCCTGGACCCCGACATGATCCAAGCCCTGGAGGACACAGACG ATGAGCTGTACCTCCCTCCCATGAGGAAGATTGACAGCATCCTCAGCGAACAGAAGAGGAAGTTGTTGAGGAGAGTCGGTATGAGCTCTCAGCACCAG GAGGTCCTGCATGCCTACCCCCAGATCATTGTAGACCCCCTGGATTCAGGAGTGGTGAGGGTGCGGCTGAGCGGCGACGCTTATAACCGCAAGACCCTCAATAGAGTCAAGAAGACCCTGCCTAAACCACAG GACCTTAAACTGTCAGGCGAGTCATATCGGATCTACAGTCTGTACCACTCCCTGCATCACTATAAATACCACACCTTCTTACAGTGCAAGAAAGAG ACCAACACCATTGAACAGGCAGCTGAGGACCCGGGCCAAGAGGAAGTGGTGCAGCAGTGCATGGCCAACCAGAGCTGGCTGGACACTCTCTTCGGCTCCTTCATCGAGCTGCTCACGCTCAGCACCAAAGCCTGA